Proteins co-encoded in one Aspergillus flavus chromosome 2, complete sequence genomic window:
- a CDS encoding ADP-ribosylation factor-like protein 8B, with protein sequence MAGIFRTIYDWLLRMFWATEMDVTMIGLQNAGKSSLLRVLAGGEFTVDSIPTIGFNTKRVQKGHVTLKCWDLGGQPRFRPMWERYCRGVNAIVYIVDAADRAALPVATDELHELMDKPTLEGIPLLVLGNKSDLPNKLSVDELIDAMDLKSITHREVSCYGISAKEETNLDAVLHWLIAKASR encoded by the exons ATGGCGGGTATCTTTCGGACGATTTATGACTGGCTCCTGAGGATGTTCTG GGCGACGGAGATGGATGTCACCATGATCGGGCTTCAAAATGCAGGAAAATCGTCGCTTTTGCGGGTGCTTGCG GGAGGCGAGTTCACTGTAGA TTCCATCCCCACCATTGGCTTCAACACGAAGCGGGTTCAGAAAGGCCATGTGACCTTGAAATG CTGGGATTTGGGAGGCCAACCGCGATTCCGACCAATGTGGGAGAGATATTGCCGCGGTGTAAATGCGATAGT GTACATCGTTGATGCAGCAGACCGTGCGGCACTTCCGGTCGCCACAGATGAGCTGCACGAGCTGATGGACAAGCCCACTCTTGAAGGTATTCCGCTATTGGTCCTCGGGAATAAGTCCGACCTTCCGAATAAGCTGTCCGTCGATGAACTAATTGATGCGATGGATCTAAAATCCATTACCCATCGCGAAGTGAGCTGCTATGGAATCAGTGCCAAAGAAGAGACGAACCTTGATGCGGTTCTGCACTGGTTAATTGCCAAAGCCAGTCGATGA